From the genome of Saccopteryx bilineata isolate mSacBil1 chromosome 6, mSacBil1_pri_phased_curated, whole genome shotgun sequence, one region includes:
- the LOC136309455 gene encoding opioid growth factor receptor-like codes for MDDPDCDSTWEDAEEEEQEEEEEDGDGPSSAGDDDGEAGAPGDAGDAEDEDEEARPGLLQSRMTVSRNWRAMRDTCRYRHHYPDLTERDGNGDMPNLSFYRNEIRFLPNGVRPVPRTLREGYSELWGPGVLQGLPPPRHAEALGSCWPSCRDRRDGWQDTVV; via the exons ATGGACGATCCCGACTGCGACTCGACCTGGGAGGACgccgaggaggaggagcaggaggaggaggaggaggacggcgACGGCCCGAGCTCCGCGGGCGACGACGATGGCGAGGCCGGCGCCCCGGGGGACGCGGGAGACGCGGAGGACGAGGACGAGGAGGCGCGGCCCGGCTTGCTGCAG TCTAGGATGACGGTGTCCCGAAACTGGCGAGCCATGCGGGACACGTGCAGGTACCGGCACCACTACCCG GATTTGACAGAACGGGACGGCAATGGAGACATGCCGAACCTGAGCTTCTACAGAAACGAGATCCGGTTCCTGCCCAACG GAGTGCGGCCTGTGCCCAGGACCCTGAGGGAGGGCTACTCAGAGCTGTGGGGCCCGGGTGTCCTGCAGGGCCTCCCCCCCCCACGGCACGCAGAAGCCCTGGGCAGCTGCTGGCCCAGTTGTCGGGACAGGCGGGACGGCTGGCAGGACACCGTGGTCTAG